A section of the Streptomyces sp. SLBN-118 genome encodes:
- a CDS encoding DUF397 domain-containing protein, with translation MISKPSVESVAGLAWFKSSYSTSDGPECVEVASTPGTVHVRDSKHTAGPQLALSPTAWSGFITYTTELASADN, from the coding sequence ATGATCAGCAAGCCCTCTGTCGAGAGTGTCGCCGGGCTGGCGTGGTTCAAGAGCAGCTACAGCACCAGCGACGGCCCCGAGTGCGTCGAGGTCGCCTCCACCCCCGGCACCGTCCACGTCCGGGACTCCAAGCACACCGCCGGCCCCCAACTTGCCCTCTCCCCCACCGCCTGGAGCGGCTTCATCACCTACACGACGGAACTCGCGTCAGCTGACAACTGA
- a CDS encoding SWIM zinc finger family protein, with the protein MTPRNPARFADSRREDRRRTFPALQPLDGQEFASSWWGNAWVEALEDTALDRARLVRGRAYAGRGHVDAITVTPGRVMAYVHGSRPRPYRTEIRLRTLTDEDWDDFLAAAASRPDHIAALLDKDVPHALATVADLLPTPGDLIPDCSCPDDGYPCKHAAALCYQTARLLDNDPFVLFLMRGRGEREILADLSHRNATRSAAERSGAATGTAVPTVPASEAFASRPLPPLPPPFAPPAHPGRPPAYPHTPGAPDPLALDLLATEAAARAHSLLTTGTDPVAQLTQWQDAVRLAAAHPGSGLTASTRALYRELAAATDHTPTDLARAVAAWRQGGLAALAVLEEPWDPPAGPFDRARPALIAADFPHFRPWRNHLSTGSLQLRFGRDGVWYGYESDPDREDWWPRGTPDADPVGALTALLDR; encoded by the coding sequence ATGACACCGCGCAACCCGGCCCGGTTCGCCGACTCCCGCCGCGAGGACCGCCGCAGGACGTTCCCCGCCCTTCAGCCCCTCGACGGCCAGGAGTTCGCGTCCAGTTGGTGGGGCAACGCCTGGGTGGAGGCGCTGGAGGACACGGCCCTGGACCGCGCCCGCCTCGTCCGGGGCCGTGCGTATGCCGGCCGGGGTCATGTCGACGCGATCACGGTCACCCCCGGCCGGGTCATGGCATACGTCCACGGCAGCAGACCGCGCCCGTACCGCACGGAGATCCGCCTGCGCACGCTCACCGACGAGGACTGGGACGACTTCCTGGCGGCAGCGGCGTCACGGCCCGACCACATCGCTGCGCTGCTCGACAAGGATGTGCCGCACGCCCTTGCGACGGTGGCGGATCTGCTGCCCACGCCCGGCGACCTGATTCCCGACTGCTCCTGCCCGGACGACGGTTACCCCTGCAAGCACGCGGCCGCGCTCTGCTATCAGACGGCAAGGCTGCTCGACAACGACCCGTTCGTGCTCTTCCTGATGCGGGGCCGTGGCGAACGCGAAATCCTCGCGGACCTCTCCCATCGCAACGCCACCCGCTCCGCGGCCGAACGCAGCGGAGCGGCCACTGGTACCGCCGTGCCGACGGTCCCGGCGAGCGAGGCCTTCGCTTCTCGCCCGCTCCCGCCCCTGCCGCCGCCGTTCGCCCCGCCCGCCCACCCTGGCCGCCCCCCGGCCTACCCGCACACACCGGGCGCGCCCGACCCCCTTGCCCTGGACCTTCTTGCCACCGAGGCGGCCGCCCGGGCCCACAGTCTCCTCACCACTGGCACCGACCCCGTCGCACAGCTCACCCAGTGGCAGGACGCGGTCCGTCTGGCCGCCGCCCACCCCGGTTCAGGTCTGACCGCCTCGACCCGCGCGCTCTACCGGGAGCTCGCCGCGGCCACCGATCACACTCCCACCGACCTGGCCCGCGCGGTGGCTGCCTGGCGGCAGGGCGGGCTCGCGGCCCTCGCCGTACTCGAAGAGCCCTGGGACCCACCGGCGGGCCCCTTCGACCGCGCCCGCCCCGCCCTGATCGCGGCGGACTTCCCGCACTTCCGCCCCTGGCGCAACCATCTGTCCACCGGCTCGCTCCAGCTCCGCTTCGGCCGCGACGGCGTCTGGTACGGCTATGAGTCCGACCCGGACCGCGAGGACTGGTGGCCGCGCGGCACCCCGGACGCCGACCCGGTGGGGGCACTGACCGCACTGCTCGACAGGTGA
- a CDS encoding DEAD/DEAH box helicase: MTSGMPSPHPYREETLRTCAALFLPAGLPREGRVAFWDPGGDRLQDATDELAVVRRDGTDIRSGPVPAVLLPVGEALPLLTRARHDPAAHPAAACWGAAALHALHLAARGRLLPGLTATDHDAWRAGPLDADDIAQLRAIAAAMPYEAHAAPVAGPNPPRLHEPEALVRFFFDAVADTLPRTPAAAYAAGAPFAAVAPQHLPGAREWAAEAAAGMDAGVRVSLRLDLSAFDLFDTADAPVTADGSEDGAQEDARRNAGAALVQVHSLADPTLVIDAARLWAGDGDENFGPRARIDAVLALRRAARVWLPLARLLERAVPDVLPLSEDELYELLGPGAARLAAAGVAVHWPKELARTLSAAAVVRPVPGSATDGTSFFDSEELLKFNWQLALDGDPLTEREMDALAEAHRPIVRLRDQWVVVDPDLVRKARKRELGLLQPVDALAVALTGTADVDGETVEAVPTGALASLRDRLVAASAPVEPPAGLAATLRDYQLRGLAWLDLMTSLGLGGCLADDMGLGKTVTLIALHLHRDRKAPTLVVCPASLLGNWQREIERFAPGVSVRRFHGADRTLTGLDGGFVLTTYGTMRTSAEQLAAHAWSMVVADEAQHVKNPFSATAKALRTIPAPARVALTGTPVENNLSELWALLDWTTPGLLGPLKAFRSRHARLVENGEDDDAVERLSRLVRPFLLRRKKSDPGIVPELPPKTESEHPVALTREQASLYEAVVREAMAAIEGAEGIARRGLVMKLLTGLKQICNHPVQFLKEDSGRLTGRSGKLALLDELVETILSEDGSVLVFTQYVSMARILSAHLTSRAIPSQLLHGGTPVAERERMVDRFQSGEIPVFILSLKAAGTGLNLTRAGHVIHFDRWWNPAVEEQATDRAYRIGQTQPVQVHRLIAEGTVEDRIADMLASKRALADAVLGSGEAALTELTDRELADLVSLRRQS; the protein is encoded by the coding sequence ATGACATCCGGCATGCCCAGTCCGCATCCGTATCGCGAGGAGACGCTGCGTACCTGCGCCGCGCTCTTCCTGCCTGCCGGGCTGCCGCGCGAGGGGCGGGTTGCCTTCTGGGACCCCGGGGGCGACCGGCTTCAGGACGCGACCGACGAGCTCGCCGTCGTACGTCGCGACGGCACGGACATCCGCAGCGGCCCTGTCCCCGCCGTGCTGCTGCCCGTCGGCGAGGCTCTGCCGCTGCTCACCCGCGCCCGCCACGACCCGGCCGCACACCCCGCCGCCGCCTGCTGGGGCGCGGCCGCCCTGCACGCCCTTCACCTGGCGGCGCGCGGCAGGCTGCTGCCCGGACTGACCGCGACCGATCATGACGCCTGGCGCGCGGGACCCCTGGACGCGGACGACATCGCCCAGCTGCGGGCGATTGCCGCCGCCATGCCGTACGAAGCGCATGCGGCCCCCGTCGCCGGGCCGAATCCGCCGCGGCTGCACGAGCCGGAGGCGCTGGTGCGGTTCTTCTTCGACGCGGTGGCCGACACCTTGCCGCGCACACCGGCCGCCGCGTACGCCGCGGGGGCACCGTTCGCGGCCGTGGCCCCGCAGCATCTGCCCGGGGCGCGGGAGTGGGCGGCCGAGGCCGCCGCGGGCATGGACGCGGGCGTACGGGTCTCGCTCCGCCTCGACCTGTCCGCGTTCGACCTCTTCGACACGGCGGACGCGCCGGTCACGGCAGACGGGTCAGAGGACGGGGCGCAGGAGGACGCCCGGCGCAACGCCGGTGCGGCCCTCGTGCAGGTGCACAGCCTCGCCGACCCGACACTCGTCATCGACGCCGCCCGGCTGTGGGCGGGCGACGGGGACGAGAACTTCGGGCCGCGCGCCCGGATCGACGCGGTGCTGGCGCTGCGCCGCGCCGCCCGGGTCTGGCTGCCGCTCGCCCGCCTGCTGGAGCGGGCCGTGCCCGATGTGCTGCCACTGAGCGAGGACGAGCTGTACGAACTGCTCGGGCCTGGAGCGGCGCGGCTGGCCGCGGCCGGGGTGGCCGTGCACTGGCCCAAGGAGCTGGCGCGTACGCTCTCGGCCGCCGCGGTGGTGCGCCCGGTGCCCGGCTCGGCGACCGACGGCACATCGTTCTTCGACAGCGAGGAACTCCTCAAGTTCAACTGGCAGCTGGCACTCGACGGCGATCCGCTGACCGAGCGTGAGATGGACGCACTGGCCGAGGCGCACCGCCCGATCGTGCGGCTGCGGGACCAGTGGGTGGTGGTCGACCCCGATCTCGTACGCAAGGCGCGCAAGCGGGAGCTCGGGCTGCTCCAGCCCGTCGACGCGCTGGCCGTGGCACTGACCGGCACCGCCGACGTGGACGGCGAGACAGTGGAGGCGGTGCCGACGGGCGCGCTGGCGAGCCTGCGCGACCGGCTCGTCGCGGCCTCGGCCCCCGTCGAACCCCCCGCGGGGCTCGCCGCCACCCTGCGCGACTACCAGCTGCGCGGTCTGGCCTGGCTGGACCTGATGACCTCGCTCGGGCTCGGTGGCTGTCTCGCGGACGACATGGGTCTCGGCAAGACGGTCACACTGATCGCCCTTCATCTCCACCGCGATCGCAAGGCCCCCACGCTGGTCGTCTGCCCGGCCTCGCTGCTCGGCAACTGGCAGCGGGAGATCGAGCGCTTCGCCCCCGGCGTTTCCGTGCGTCGTTTCCACGGCGCCGACCGCACCCTTACCGGGCTGGACGGGGGCTTCGTCCTCACCACGTACGGCACGATGCGCACGAGCGCGGAGCAACTGGCCGCGCACGCCTGGTCGATGGTCGTCGCCGACGAGGCGCAGCACGTCAAGAACCCGTTCTCCGCGACGGCCAAGGCTCTGCGCACGATCCCGGCCCCCGCCAGGGTCGCCCTCACCGGCACGCCCGTGGAGAACAACCTCTCCGAGCTGTGGGCCCTGCTGGACTGGACGACTCCGGGGCTGCTCGGCCCGCTCAAGGCCTTTCGCTCGCGCCACGCACGCCTGGTGGAGAACGGCGAGGACGACGACGCGGTAGAGCGGCTGTCCCGGCTGGTCCGCCCCTTCCTCCTGCGCCGCAAGAAATCCGATCCGGGCATCGTGCCCGAGCTGCCGCCGAAGACCGAGTCCGAGCATCCCGTCGCGCTCACCCGCGAGCAGGCTTCCCTGTACGAGGCGGTCGTACGGGAGGCGATGGCGGCGATCGAGGGCGCGGAGGGGATCGCCCGGCGCGGCCTGGTGATGAAGCTGCTCACCGGCCTCAAGCAGATCTGCAACCACCCCGTGCAGTTCCTCAAGGAAGACAGCGGCAGACTGACGGGCCGCTCCGGAAAACTCGCCCTCCTCGACGAACTCGTCGAGACGATCCTGTCCGAGGACGGCTCGGTTCTGGTCTTCACCCAGTACGTCTCGATGGCCCGCATCCTGTCGGCGCACTTGACCTCCCGGGCAATCCCCTCCCAACTCCTGCACGGCGGCACGCCGGTGGCCGAGCGCGAGCGCATGGTGGACCGCTTCCAGTCCGGCGAGATTCCGGTCTTCATCCTGTCCCTCAAGGCGGCGGGCACGGGACTGAATCTGACCCGGGCGGGCCATGTCATCCACTTCGACCGCTGGTGGAATCCGGCCGTCGAGGAGCAGGCGACGGACCGGGCCTACCGCATCGGCCAGACACAGCCCGTCCAGGTACACCGGCTGATCGCGGAGGGCACCGTGGAGGACCGCATCGCCGACATGCTCGCGTCCAAGCGTGCCCTGGCCGACGCGGTCCTCGGCTCCGGGGAGGCTGCGCTGACCGAGCTGACCGACCGTGAGCTGGCGGACCTCGTCTCGCTCCGGAGGCAGTCATGA
- a CDS encoding slipin family protein encodes MVEELVVAGVAAASCVAVYAMAAAKVIKQYERGVVLRLGRLRSQVRPPGFTMIVPIVDRLHKVNMQIVTMPVPAQDGITRDNVTVRVDAVIYFKVVDAADAVVQVEDYRFAVSQMAQTSLRSIIGKSDLDDLLSNREKLNQGLELMIDSPAMGWGVQIDRVEIKDVSLPEAMKRSMARQAEADRERRARVINADAELQASKKLAEAAGVMSKQPAALQLRLLQTVVAVAAEKNSTLVLPFPVELLRFLERAQQPGQERPAAQQPAQVSQWEQEQPPAVEAGSGEPSSGELSSAEFSSGEVEAGPAEPPAVESGAEKVPEAQTDPGTTADPPPAELPLPPAA; translated from the coding sequence ATGGTCGAAGAGCTGGTGGTTGCGGGCGTAGCGGCGGCGTCCTGCGTCGCGGTGTACGCCATGGCGGCCGCCAAGGTGATCAAGCAGTACGAACGGGGCGTGGTTCTCCGCCTCGGCCGGCTGCGGAGCCAGGTGCGCCCCCCGGGATTCACCATGATTGTTCCGATCGTGGACCGGCTTCACAAGGTCAACATGCAGATCGTGACGATGCCGGTGCCCGCGCAGGACGGCATCACCAGGGACAACGTGACGGTGCGCGTCGACGCGGTGATCTACTTCAAGGTCGTGGACGCCGCGGACGCGGTGGTGCAGGTGGAGGACTACCGTTTCGCGGTCTCGCAGATGGCGCAGACCTCGCTGCGGTCGATCATCGGCAAGAGCGATCTGGACGATCTGCTGTCGAACCGCGAAAAGCTCAACCAGGGGCTGGAGTTGATGATCGACAGTCCGGCCATGGGGTGGGGTGTGCAGATCGACCGGGTGGAGATCAAGGACGTGTCCCTGCCCGAGGCCATGAAGCGCTCGATGGCGCGGCAGGCCGAGGCGGACCGTGAGCGGCGGGCGAGGGTCATCAACGCCGACGCGGAGCTGCAGGCGTCCAAGAAGCTGGCCGAGGCGGCCGGAGTGATGTCCAAGCAGCCCGCGGCCCTTCAACTCCGGCTGTTGCAGACCGTGGTGGCCGTCGCGGCGGAGAAGAACTCCACGCTGGTGCTGCCGTTCCCGGTGGAGCTGTTGCGCTTCCTCGAACGGGCCCAGCAGCCCGGGCAGGAACGGCCCGCGGCCCAGCAGCCCGCGCAGGTGAGCCAGTGGGAGCAGGAACAGCCGCCTGCCGTCGAAGCGGGGTCCGGCGAGCCTTCGTCCGGCGAGCTTTCGTCGGCGGAGTTCTCGTCGGGTGAAGTCGAGGCGGGGCCGGCCGAGCCGCCGGCCGTGGAGTCGGGAGCCGAGAAGGTGCCCGAGGCGCAGACGGATCCCGGAACCACTGCGGATCCACCGCCCGCCGAGCTGCCGCTGCCGCCCGCTGCCTGA
- a CDS encoding DUF6343 family protein, translated as MRTGSEPTTARSPLRLRFWLSVWGLIWAAGGTALFTLSDHPGWAAACGVLLLITAVDLALVLHHIHQGPHWQPGRDIPPYEPDHGNPRRPRPQR; from the coding sequence ATGCGCACTGGGAGTGAACCGACGACTGCGCGCAGTCCCCTGCGGCTGCGATTCTGGCTGAGTGTATGGGGTCTGATCTGGGCCGCCGGGGGCACGGCGCTCTTCACCCTCTCGGACCACCCCGGCTGGGCCGCTGCCTGTGGCGTACTGCTGCTGATCACCGCGGTCGACCTGGCCCTGGTCCTGCACCACATCCACCAGGGCCCGCACTGGCAGCCGGGCCGCGACATCCCGCCCTACGAACCGGACCACGGCAACCCCCGCCGCCCGCGGCCGCAGCGCTAG
- a CDS encoding tetratricopeptide repeat protein, translating into MPKSNPETHVIDYRAAEQLLAARDPRGAVKLLDSVIAAHPENTAARLLRARAFFAAAQLRPAELEFELVLEREPDNAFAHFALARTFERAGRPEQATRHFRLAAALDPKPEYLKAARFDG; encoded by the coding sequence GTGCCCAAGAGCAATCCGGAGACGCACGTCATCGACTACCGCGCGGCAGAGCAGTTGCTCGCCGCGAGGGATCCGCGTGGCGCCGTGAAACTGCTGGACTCGGTGATCGCGGCCCACCCCGAGAACACGGCGGCCCGGCTGCTGCGCGCCCGCGCCTTCTTCGCAGCCGCCCAACTGCGCCCGGCCGAACTCGAGTTCGAGCTGGTCCTGGAGCGCGAGCCGGACAACGCCTTCGCCCACTTCGCGCTTGCGCGCACCTTCGAGCGAGCGGGCCGTCCCGAGCAAGCCACGCGCCACTTCCGACTGGCGGCAGCGCTCGACCCGAAGCCGGAGTATCTGAAGGCGGCACGTTTCGACGGGTGA
- the coaE gene encoding dephospho-CoA kinase, protein MLKVGLTGGIGAGKSEVSRLLESYGAVLIDADKIAREVVEPGTPGLAAVVEAFGPEILDPKGALDRPKLGSVVFADADRLATLNAIVHPLVGARSMELETAAAPDAVVVHDVPLLTENKLSPLYDLVVVVDAAPGTQLDRLVRLRGMAESEARARMAAQATREQRLAVADLVIDNDGPLEQLEPQVRKVWAELTERAEASGQGSR, encoded by the coding sequence ATGCTGAAGGTGGGCCTGACCGGCGGGATCGGTGCCGGCAAGAGTGAAGTTTCGCGTCTCCTCGAGTCGTACGGAGCCGTGCTGATCGACGCCGACAAGATCGCTCGCGAGGTGGTGGAGCCGGGGACGCCCGGGCTCGCGGCCGTCGTCGAGGCCTTCGGCCCGGAAATTCTCGACCCGAAGGGCGCGCTGGACCGGCCGAAGCTCGGCTCCGTCGTCTTCGCCGACGCCGATCGCCTGGCGACGCTCAACGCGATCGTCCACCCGCTGGTGGGGGCCCGCTCGATGGAGCTGGAGACGGCGGCCGCGCCGGACGCGGTCGTTGTGCATGACGTACCGCTGCTCACCGAGAACAAGCTGTCACCGCTGTACGACCTGGTGGTCGTGGTCGACGCCGCACCCGGGACACAGCTGGACCGGCTGGTGCGGCTGCGAGGGATGGCGGAGTCCGAGGCGCGTGCGCGGATGGCCGCGCAGGCCACGCGCGAGCAGCGCCTGGCCGTCGCCGATCTGGTCATCGACAACGACGGGCCGCTGGAGCAGCTGGAACCGCAGGTGCGGAAGGTCTGGGCGGAACTGACGGAGCGGGCCGAAGCCTCCGGGCAGGGCTCCCGCTAG